The region GGGGACCAGCAGGACCTTGAAGTTCTCCTTGTCTTCCTGCCGGGTCTTGATGGTGACCAGCACTTTTCCGTCGGCATCGGGGGCGGCGGTCCAGGAATAGTGCACCTTCGGGATTCCGGTGCCCCGGATCCACTGGTCGAAGAAGGGAAACATGTCGTAGCCCATCAAGCTGCTCGCCTCCCGGGCCAGGGTATCGGTGTTGATGTTGCGCCCCTTGTACTTGGACTGGATGTTGCCGACGAGCTTTGCGAATTTTTCCCAGCCCATCCAGCTTCGCAGCATGTGCACGACGTACGGCCCCTTGCTGTAGAGAAGGCCCAGGCGCCATTCGGATCGGTAGGCCGTGGCGATCGTCGCCTCATGCTCGGATTCCGCGGCGAATTTCTTCCAATCCTTTCTCATGGCCGCGAATTTCTTGGGATCGATCCCTTCGGTGATCAATCCGGCGGAATACTCGGCCCAGGATTCGCTGATCCAATCATCTTCGGAGGCCACCCACCCCACCTGCGTTCCCCAATACTGATGGGCCAGCTCGTGGAAGAGCACCTGATCGGCCCGCCCTCCCCCGCCGGTTCCGCTCATGACGCCGCTGAGGAACAGGACCCCCGGAGGGCTCTGGCTGAAGCCCAATCCTTGAGCCATCTCGGTGATGTCCAGATCCGGAGAGGGAAACGGGCCGAAGAGACTCTCATAGGCCTTGATTCCCTGCTGTACGTTGTAGAGGATGTTCTCGGGCTTGAGCGCGGGGCCGCCGCTTCCGCCGCGAACGGCGTAGAGACGCAACGCCACCTCCCCCGAGCCTGGCGCCTCTCTTTGGTAAACGCCATCCGTGGTCACGAACTCCCCGAAGATGAACGAGGGGAACATGACCGGGACGGTGCTCCGCCATTCGCCGCAGTTCATCTTCCCTTCCTCCCACTCTCTCACCAATTCCCCGGAGCCTGCCGCCTTCAGCGGTTTGGCGATCTTGACCTTCCAATCGAAGGTGTAGCGGCCCCCGTGATCCCCCATCTGAGGAAACCAGGAATAGGTCGTATAGATCCAATAGGACCGCAGGGTGAGCTGAATGATGGTGTCTTCGGTGATGCCGACTCGTATTTGCGTCTTTTCTCCCCGGCTCAGGGGCTTGGGCAGGAGGACGAGAAGCTGATGCCACTTGTGAACGTAGGGCAAATCGGCGCCGGAGGCGTCTGCCACGCGGGTCACGGTCACCGGCCTCCCCTTTTCATCCCACGACGAGGCATCAAGGTTGTTCACCAGATCGAACCGGAGAAGCTTCAAGCCCTCCGTGAGGGATTCCACGGTGACCAGAGCGTCGATAAGGACCGACTTCGTATTGGGGATCTCGACCGTCATGTCCACGTTGCGAAGCGCCGCGGCGTGCTTGTCGTCCGCCTCCGGCATCAGGTTGTAGTTTCCCTTCCCATCGTAATCACTCCTCTTGTGGAAGGAGCTCCATGGCTCATAGAGACGCTTACCGGCCGCACCGCCCGATTTTTCGCCCAGGAGAGCGTTCTCCACGCGGTTTCCCGGCATGTGGCCGAAGTAGATCTTCCGGTTGTCGGCGGTTCTGGCCTCGAGATAGAGGAAATCATGATTCTTCACGTTGCCCAGCCGGCTTTCCATGAAATCGAGCTGAAAGTCCCCCGAGTTGTAGTCGACCTTGCTGTGCGCTTCCCACGATCCCTGAGCGTCCTTCACGGGGGTCCCGCCGGCTTTCGCGTCGGACAGGACTTTCTCGCTTCCATCGTCGAAACGAAGCACCGCCTCGGTGATCGGCTCGTCGAACGTGTCCTTGCCGGTCCAACGCTTGAGAGACTTCTTTTCCGTCGCGTTGGGAAGCGTGACCTTGACGGTTCCCTGTCCTGAGAAGTAGGCGCCGGTAATCACACCTTCGAACGGCTGCGCGAAATAGAGCGTCCCGCTTTTCAGCGTCAGATCCATCGCGTCCTTCTGGAAGGCGAGGTTCTCGACGTGCAGCGGGTGATCCAGGTCGAGACCGACGCGGTAGAAGCCGTTGAAGACCTCTTCGAGACGAGCGGTCTCCGCGGCGGCAGGTCCTTCCGCAGCCCAAGGACCGTCGACCGTGAGCAGCCAGAGTCCGGCCAGCAGGAGGAAGCAAACCGCGCCTGGGGACGGGAAGAGAAAGCGGGCTGATCTGGGCATCGCGTCCTCCGATTCGACGCACACGGCTCCTTGAGCCGAAAACCTGAGGAAGGCCTCCAGCTTACGCAGATACTGGGGCCATGTCCATCTCCGCCGGGCAATACTCGCCGCGCTGGCAGGGAGGGCCGCCACCGCCATTGTCCTCCGTCGTGGTCAACCTGCGAAGGCCAGACCTGAGTCCCGTACGGGATTCATCGTATAAATAAGCCCGTTTCGCAGTCCAAGTCACCATCCTGCAACGGCGCTTACGATTTCTGTAGGCCGCCCTGCCTTCGGCGAATCTGTAACGACTCCAAGTGCATGATACACGGCCATTTTTCCAATGCCTTCCAGGCGGGGCTGAGCGGCACGTAGTTTGCTCGGATATCGAGCAGGACATGATGAGCCATGTCCAAGGAGGTCAGGATGAGACGGATACTTCTGGACAGGGCAGGACCAAGGACGATTTGTCAGGTGCTTCTCGTCCTCGTCATGAGCATGATGATGATTTCGACCGTGACGGCGGCTCCCGGAGGCTCGAAAAGCGGTCGCGTTCAGCGGACGGGGAACGAGAGATGCTGGGTCACTCCGGACCCGGTCAACGACGGCCAGCAATACACCGTGTTCGGTTCCGGCTTCACTACGGGTCAGGCCGTGAGCATTTTCGTCGGTGACGGCTCGATTCTGATGGGAGTCTCCGACAACCTGGGCGTGTTCTCCGCGTGGGACTGGGCCAGCTTCCGTAGTCCCGCGTCCATTACGGTGAATGTCTACCCTTCAGGCGATCGGAAGATGACGCTGCTGGCGACCTGCTCGTTCCAGGCGAACGGATCAGCCCAGTAGCCAGACCGGCCTGGACAGCCAGCCGGGGAAAGAAAAGGGGAGGAGCATGGTGCTCCTCCCCTTTCTTATTGCACCATCCCGCCTTCTCAAATCGCGAGGCGGAACGGCCGAGCTTGCCAAAGAACGGCTTACTTTCCTCCCGTGACCGTCGGCGTGCAGACCGTCACCGTCTTCGTGTCGGTCTCGTCCGCGTCGCAGAACTTCGTGGAGTCGGCCCCGTTCGGGCAGGTCGTCACGTCCTTCGTGACGCCGTTGACCGTGAAGGTGCCGTGACCGATCGCGGTGTTGGTGAAGGTCCCGGGTCCATTGAATGTTGCCGTGCACTTGAAGACCCATGTCTCGCCCGGCTCCAGGACTCCGTCGCCGTCGTCACCGCTGAAGTAGGCGATGGTCCCTCCATGATCGGTGCACTGCTTGTCCTCGATGAAGGGGCTGTTCAGATTCACCGACCCGTCGTTCTTCTCCGAATAGGTGTAGACGACGGTCGTGACGACCGTGGGTGAGGCGGCCTTGGTCAGGGTGGTGCTCGGTACTTTGACCGTGACGGTCGCCTGCGCCCTCTCCTCCTGGTCGCACGTGGTGGCGGGCGGCGGATTCTGCGGATCGCTGCACCAGGTGACATCCTTCGTGACACCCGCCACGGTGAACGTACCATGGCCGATCGCGGTGTTCGTGACGTCGCCCGTGATGTTGGTCTTCGTGCAGGTGAAGGTCCACTTCTCGCCCGGATCCAGGTCGCCGTTGTTGTTGCTGTCACCGCTGGAGTAGCTTACCGGGGAACACTTGTCGTCGGTGACGGAGGGGTCGTTCAGCGCGACGTTCCCGTCGTTTTCCTCGACATAAGTGTAGGTGACCGAGCCGCCGGAGACGATCTCGGTGGCCGAGGGGGTCTTGCTGAGCTTGGTGCTCGGCCGGCAGGTGTTGAACGGGATGACCTCGAAGTCCTTGAGAGTCGCCGTGAACGACTGCGACGAGCGGGTGTGGGGCAGGAAGGTGCTGATGCAGCCTTCGAAGCCGATCGCCGCCAGGTCGATGCCGACCTCGTAGAACTCCACGGTGTTGACGGTGTTCGTCTGGGTCCCGTCGGCGTTCCGGCAGCCCCAGCCGCCGCACCCGACCGCGGCGGAGCCGTTGAACCGCTGGCGGACGGCCGCGGTGGTGACGGCATCGACCAACGTGTCGTAGTGAGGAGAGATCTTCTTTCCCGGGTTCTTGACAGGATCGCAAACCTTGCTTCCGGCGGCCGGGGGGAAGTCCCCGCAGACCCACTTGTGAAGGATGGGGCTGCCGACCCCACCGCCCTGGGTGAAGTCGACTGAAAGCAACAGGTCGCCGTCGCTCCGGTGGCCCGAGAACTTTCCCGCGCAGGGAAAATCGGCGGGCTTGCTCCCCGCCACCAGATTGACCGACTCCTGCAGGAACTCCAGATCGACGTGGCTGTCGCCGTTGTTGACCACCCGCTCGAAGCCGGCGAAGATCTCGTTGACGTCGTCGTTGGTCGGGGTCGCCGGGTTCGGGGGGTCCTGGTGGCTGATGGCGTAGACGTTCGAGATCTCGTCCTTGTTCGGCACCGAGCCGGTCGCGAAGGTCTCGGTGTTGAGAACGTCGCCGTTCACCTCGGACCCCACCGCCGTGAACACGGTCGGGTCGCCGGTGCCGCAGCTCGTCACATCAACGGAAAGCGGGTCGACCTTGAACACCGCGGTGACGATCTTGTTGTTCGCCAAGGCCGCCGCGGTGATCGCCGGCTCAGTGGGGGGCGTCGTCGCGTTGTGGAACACGCCGCCGTCGAAGATGCCGCCGGCGCCGCTGCACTCGACCTTGATGCCGCCGGTCACGGCCGTGTTCGTGCAGCTGCGGGGATTCGCGGCCGCTCCGGCGTTCGCCCAGTCGAACGACGAGCCCGCCAGTCCGTCGAAGCCGATGTTCGCTCCGACACCGACGATGTTGTCCAGCTCCAGAAACGCCGTCGGCCCCGGGACGTTCACACTCGCCCAGACCACCGCGACCAGGGCGAGCGCCACCGCGGCCGCGATCGTCGTGATTCCAGGCCGAAGCACCCACTTCGAAACCTTGCCACGCATTGCTTTGCTCCTGATTAGAGACCGGACCGGTCGGTGACATGAAGTTCACCGCCGGCTCCGGCGATCAAGTCGGTGACTTTAAGCACACTGTGTAAGTGATTCTCTATTGCTTGCAGAACCTGTCCCTGGAACCCACTCACCCGTCCGGAGCCCGAGATTCCCCCGGGCGCGGGCACACCCTAGCGCCGCAATGCACCCCTCCTTTCACGCTCGCACCCCATTGTGACAGGGAGATCCCCTGCCTTACCCGGCCTCCGAGCAACGGAGGCTCCACGACGCGACGATCTTCATTGCTGTTTGGGAAGGAAAAGCTAGGCTATTGGGTACGATCAAAGTGCCTTTCTGTCAAGCAAAATCCAGCGTCAGACTTATAGACGACTTTGAACGTTCCGACAGTGCTCACTGTACGGCGGCTCGTCCCAATTATTTCATTATGGCCTCACAGCATCATACTTCCCTCCTGACCCTATTCACCGAAAGAGGCTGTCGAAAGGGGCAAGGGCTTTGGGTGGGGCAAGTGGCCTTTCTCAGGTGAAAATCGAACAATCTGGAACAATGTCGAACACGATGCTTTACGGCCCGGAGGGGGCAATGGAAGGGGGTGATGCAAGCCGGAACGAGGGAGCAGGAGTCGATGCCCTGCCTCCGGCAGCTCCCCGGACCTAGCCTGGACTCAACCCCGAAAGGGTCCTGGAAGCGTGGCAAACGAGGGTTTTTCGAACCAGGATTGACGCCCTTCCTCGAGTGATGGTCTAATGCTTGAATAACCTAGGAGCAGGAGGACGACATGGCGCTGAGAATCAACGGCGAGGCCCCGAACTTCACCGCGGAGACGACGCAGGGTCGCATCACCTTTCACGACTGGGTCGGCGATGGGTGGGCCATTTTATTTTCCCACCCGAAGGACTTCACTCCCGTCTGCACGACCGAGCTGGGATACATGGCGGGGCTCAAGCCCGAATTCGAGAAGCGGAGCTGCAAGGTCATCGGCCTGAGCGTGGATCCGGTCGGCGATCACCAGAGATGGTCCAAGGACATCGAGGAGACCCAGGGTCACGCCGTCAATTTCCCGATGATCGGCGACCCGGAGCTGAAGGTGGCGAAGGCGTACGACATGCTGCCGGAGGAGGCGGGTGACAGCTCCCAGGGGCGGACCGCAGCCGACAACGCGACGGTGCGCTCGGTGTTCGTCGTCGGGCCCGACAAGAAGATCAAGGCGATGCTGACCTATCCGATGAGCACGGGGCGCAACTTCGACGAGGTCCTCCGGCTCCTCGATTCCTGCCAGCTCACCGCCAAGCATAAAGTCGCTACGCCGGTCAATTGGAAGCAGGGGGAAGACGTGATCATCGTCCCCGCGGTTTCGGACGACGAGGCGAAGGGAAAATTCCCCGGCGGCTGGAAGTCCCCGAAGCCCTACATGCGGATCGTGCCGCAGCCGAAATAGACTCCCTGCCTTCCGAAAGCAGCCCGCCGCCGCGGGCCGGGCACGTTTCAGTTCAGCGCCGGGCTGTCCCAGGAATCGACGAACTCCGGCGCCTCGGGAAGGTCCCTGGTGCTCCATCGGACTCGATAGACCGGGGCGGCCTTCAGGGGCTTTTCCAGCGCTTCCAGCACCTCCCGAGAGGAAGGCGCGGGCGAAAAGGCGCGGCGCCGGGCGACAAAGCCTTCGAGGTCGAAGGACGGCTTCGACATCCGCGCCTGCTCGAAGTACTCGGCCACCGGACTCGGAGAGATCCACCTGTCCTGCACGCTTCGGAACGCCTCCCAAAGGCTCAGGCCGGGCACGGTAAGCCCGCCGGGGCCCGCCTTCGCGAATCCCTCCACCTCGAGAACGGGCCCCGGGACGCGGACGGTGAAGGCGGCGGGAAACGGGTCGAATACCAGCCTGGAAAGCTCTTCCTCGGAGTAGGGCGAATCCTCCGGAACCTCGAAGAGACTCAACACCTCCTCCAGTTCCTTCTTGAAGGGCTCGACAAAGGATTCATCCTCGTAGGAAAGGTCCGCCAATCGCTCGCGCTCCTCATCCGGCAGGAAATCCCGGAAAATGCTCCCGAAACAGGCGCGGGCCCGCTCGGGACGATCCTCGAGATAGGCGTAGAGCTTGCGGCCGGCTTCGAGATATCGACTGAGGGCGACGGCCCACCCGTTCATTCCGCGCCTCATCTCCTCCTGTTGCTGGCGCGTCGCCCGGGTGCCCGGCTCAGGGATCAGGGAAAACTCCGTCTCGGCCGGCTTTCGAGTCACGGTGGCCCGGACGAGCGAATCCGAAAAGAATCGCTGCAGCTTGGCGGCATCGGAGAGAATCACTCGCTGCTCCACACGGCTGATCTCCCCCTGGGTCCGATCGAGGAGCGTCCGTTGAGCCTCCGGCTCCAGGGATTCCAGCCGGCGGGTCCAGGGATCGTTCCCTTCCAGCGCGTCCCGTCGCGCCGCCTCGATTCTCTTCTGCGCCAGGGGACTACTTTTGAATTCGTCCGGACTGGCGATGCGGACGCTCACCCGCACCATCACGCTCTCCCCGGGCAGGAAACGCACTTCGAGCCTCTCGGTGACCGGTGGCTCGAAACAGGCGAGAGACGACGCGGTCGCCAGAATGGCCAAGATGAGACGATGTCGCAGCAGCGATGCTCTCGCCATGACGTGCAGGGTTTTCCGATCGCAAAATCCTACGTCGCGGGGGTGACGCACGCGATCCACATCGCCGGGGCGGCGCCCGACCGCCCCGTGATCATTTCCCTCTTCGGCCTCGGAAAGGGCACGCTGAACGGTCTGCAAATCGTCCGGACGGCATGGGCAGCTGAGCGGCGATTCCTGCTCCTATTTCTGCTGCTTCTTCTCCCACTCCGCCTGGCGCTTTTGCATCTCCTCCGGCGTCAAATCCTCCTTGTGGGTGGCCATCAGCCAATGATGGCCGAAGGGATCCACGACCTTCCCGTACCGGTCGCCCCAGAACATGTCGGTCACCGGCATGTTGACCGTCGCGCCCGCGTCCACCGCCCTCTTGAAGAGAGCGTCCACGTCCGGGACGTAGAGAAAAATGGAGGCGGTGACGCACCCCGCCGACTGCGGAGACTTGGTATCCGGCGACATCTCGGGAAACTCATCGGAGAGGAAGATCATCGAGTCGCCGATCTTCACCTCGGCGTGCATGACCCGGCCGTCCGGCCCGGGCATGGCCATTTTGGTCTCGGCCCCGAAAGCCTTGCGGTAGAACTCGAGAGCGCGCTTCGCGTCTTTCTGGACGAGATACGGAGTCACGGTGTGGTAACCCTCGGGAACCGGCTTGACGTTCGTCGCCATCGATATGCCTCCATCTTGGCTGTGGGCCTCCACTGAGGACGCTGTCTGGGAGCGCTGCATCTTACCTCCGTCTCCGGCAGAAAGGCGAATTCATTCGCTCCAGTCCTCCGCGCCTTCTTGACGTGCCGATAATCTGGGCACCGCGCGCACCTCGAGTGTCAGTCCTCCGACGAAACGCTGATTGAGCCCGGGGTGGCTGGACGCCGGCGCAATCCGCGCCCATCTTTCTCTATGCCATGGCATTTCGACGCATTCAGCGGCCTCGCGGCGTTCTGCTGCTCTCTCTCTGTCTCTCCGCCGATCCATTCTCCATGATCTGGGGGCGGATGATTTCACCCCCGGCGGCCTCCGAACGCTCCCGCGCGAAGGCGGCGCGATCGTCGCGGCGCGCGAAGCCGGAAGCCGGCATCATTCACCGGCTCAAGAAGGGACAGACTCTGTCCACCCTGTCTCGAGCCTATGGGATTCCCGTGGCCACCCTGGTGTCCGTCAATCGAATCACCGATCCCAATTCGATCCCGGCCGGGTGGCCGATCTTCGTTCCGGGAGCGCGCCGGGTGTTGGCGATTCAAGGAGATGACGCGCCGCCGTTTGCCTGGCCTCTGGAAGGAAGGATCATGACGCAGTTCAACGCGCCAGGGGGCAGGCACCACGACGGTATCGACATCGACGGAGAGCTCGGCCAGCAAATCCGGGCCGCGGCGGCGGGCCGGGTCCTCGAGGCCGGGAAGGAAGGCCGCTATGGAAGCGCGGTTCTCATCGATCACGGCGACGGTCTGGCGACCTTCTACGCTCACGCCAGCAGGCTCCTGGTTCAAACGGGCGACCGGGTCGAGCAAGGAGAGGCGATTGCCCTGGTCGGCCGTTCCGGAAACGCGCGAGGCACCCATCTCCATTTCGAGGTTCGCCGCGACGGCTGCGCCGTGAACCCGCTGGCCCTCCTCCCCGACCCGGCGCTCGTCGCGTCCGGACGGCGCTAGGACCCGGCTTCCCGCGTCGTTCGCCGGGTCCGATTCCGCTTGCGCCCGGGCTCGGAAGGCCTATCTTCTCAGGGAGTTTCGACTTGACCGGAACCGGACTGAAATCCGGGCGGAATTCGAGGCGGGAAATCTGAAAGGAGGTTCACCGTGCGAGCCGATCGAGCATTTACCGTGCGTTTCATCTCCACCTTCACTCCGGACAGGCTGTACCGCGTCTACGCTTGCGGCGATCAACTCGCCTTCGTCAAGATCGGCGGTCAAGCCGGGGTGGCCGAAGGCGTCGCGGCCCAGTTCGGCCTTTTGGGCGCCCTGGTCCTGGCCTGGTGGAAGAAGCGCAACCGGAACAAGGTTCAGCAGACTCTCGCCCAGCAGGACCAACAGGATGTCGAGCTTCTCCTGACTCGCGACCCGAAGAACTTCTCGATTCAGCCGGGCCAGATCGCCCGCGCCTCCATCGACCCGCCCGCCATCCTGGGCGCCCACGGCCGGAGCCACGGCAGCTGGAAGGTCGAGGAGACCAATGGCACGAAACGCAGCTTCCAGTTCGAAGAGCTGGCCGAGATGCGCGAGGCGATGCAGGTCCTTCCCCGCATCCTCGGAGCGGCGCTCACCATCAACGTGAAATGGGACGAGGGCAAGAAGCGCTACACGAAGGCAGAAGCCGCGGACAAGGCCGCCTGACGGGCTCGGCTCACCGAGCCAGGCTTATAACGGGGCCTTCCCTGCCGAGGCCCAGGGGGAAGGCGGCCGCCAAGCCCAATCCTGCACCCGGGCTCCTTCACTCCGAGACACACTCAACGCACGCCGCTGCCCGTCACGGCAGATTGGCGTCGCGGAGCGGTTCGGACCCGGCAACGGTTTGCCAGCTCCCCACCGAGCAGCTTCCCCCCGGTCGAACCAGGTAATAGAACCCCGAGCCGGAGGCCGGCAAGTCTTCGTCCGCGAGGGAGGTCGCTGACGGGAGGAATCCCGACAAGTCGACCGAATAGCTCGAGAGCTGATTCAGATCGCCTCGGACGAATGCGACGTCGGCGGATCCCGTCCAGGCGAGGGTGGTGACGTCCGCCGCGTGAATGCTCTCCCCGAACACGACGGGGCCCTGGTCCGCGTTGGGCAAGTCGGGACAATTGTCGCAGGCATTGAGCACCTGGTCTCCATCGACGTCCCAATGCGGCGCGATGTCGAGCGTGGCTGCGGGATCGAGGGCGCTCACGTTCGGCTGGCTTCGCAGCCCGTCGAAGTAATCCGGGTCGTCGAGGACCCAGAACGGATCGAGCGGCCGCGGGAGGATGCCGAGTGGAAACCGCGTATTGAGGTAGGACTGGAACTCCGCATCGCTCATCCCCGCCACCGACGGGTCCTTGAAATTGGCCTTCATGTGCTGGAAGTCGAAGACCGACGCAGCCGCCAAGAGATTCCGGAGGTCGGAAAACGACTGCGTGCCCCCCGGCACCGACGGATCGGTCACATCCACCGCGGCCTGGAAGCCGCATGCGACGCTGCTGACCGTCTCGTAGTCCCCCGGCTTGAGCAGCCCCAGCCAGTCGGGCCTGCCGTAGAGAGGATCCCCGTCGGCCACCGTCAGGAGCACGTCCTCCTCGGTCGCGTCGATCGGCGCGCGATAGGGCTGCGCCGGGTTTCCTGCGAAGACCGCGAGGTCCGCGACCATTCCGGCGCGCAAGCTCCCGACCTTGTCGCACCAGTTCAGAGCCCGTGCCGGACTGGTGGTGACCATCTCGATCATCTGCCGATCCGTGAGGGCTCCCGCCCACACGGTTCCGTTGATCAAGGCGAGGCTCTTGAGCGATGCGAGCAGGTCCTTGTCTCCCGCCGGGCTCCAGTCGGTGCTCAAGGAGACGGGAATGCCGCGTTGCACGGCGCCGGGAGCGTCCGCCGTGACGCCGTAGTAGAGGTAGTTGCTCGTCGGGGCGATGATCAGCTTGGCGCCGGCGGCGGCGACCTCATCGAGCTGGGCGGGCGTGAGGGCCGAGCCGTGGATGATCACCGTCTCGGAGCGCAGCAGGCAGACGTTTTTCAGGACCGGAAACTCGAGAACCGCATCCTCCGCGGACCCCTCTCCCAGGTGCACCAGCCAGGCGTCCACCGCGCCCGCCTCCATGTCGGCCACGAGAGCCGGGGCCTCCTGACTCTGGAAGGTGGAGTCCAGAACGGAAAGGGACCGCTGGCGGATCCGGTCCGTCCCGAAATTCGCGACGTCGACGTTGCGCACCAGGTGGCGCGTGAAGCCCGCGGAAAGCGGGAAGCTCCCCTGCTCGGTCGTGGTGCCGGCGGCCAGGGCCTTGACTTCCGCATATTTTCCGACCTCCGGCAGGAGATCGTAGTAATTCGGGTCCGTCAGCAGGTCGTGCGGATAGCGCACGTTCGGCCGGTACGCATCCAGCGAGGTCCAGTCGGAGACGTCCTGCATCAACGACGGAACGTGCCAGGCGGGAATCGTGTTGAACGTGAGGTGGTCATGGATGTTCATCAGTCCCGGGAAGATCATCCCCCCCGTTTCGATGACGCTCGCTCCGGCGGCGTCGGGAGGCAACGGCTGGCCCGCGGGAACGACAGCCAGGGCCCGATTGCCCTGGACGTAAACGGCGCCGGGGAAGACCTGCGCGGCCGGCGGAAGCGTCTCGTCCATCGTCACCAGCGTGCCGGTGAGCACGTACCGTCGGGATTGGAGCGGATTGACGCTGCCCGGAGTGCCGAAGTCCCCGAGCCCGAAGCCGGCGTGCGCCGTGGCCCAGGTAAGAGCGTCCGAGGTCGGAAGGCGCGGACTCACTCGTTCCAGCGATGCTCCGAAGCTGTCGGTGAACGGGGACCCCGCGTACACGAGACGGTCCTGCTCGACGTTCGCCGGGTCGATGAGGACGACTTCATCCCCGCTGTTCGACAGGTTGAAATTGCTCCAGACGAGATCTGCCGTGAAGCCGCCGTTGAGCGCCGGATCGCCCTGGGCCGCAATGACGAGGAACGCTCCGGGCTGAATGGGAACCGGAGCGCCCAAGGGGATGACGTAGGCGTCGAAGTCGTCATCGCGCAAGGTCCACCCCTGAAGGTCCACGGCCGCCGCACCGGAATTGTAGAGCTCCACGTACTCGCCCGACGCGTCGCCGACGGCCGCGGGGTTGATCATGACCTCGTTGATCACGACCGGCCCGCCCGCACGGAACTGGAAGGGCGGTCCCGGCTGGCAGCTCACCGTGCGCGTCGGCGCGTCACATCCCCCTCCGGAGGCGCCGGAGTTCGTGGGCGTGCCTTCGACTGGCCCGTTCGTCCAGTTGGCGGCCTGGTCTCCTGGTTGCGTCGGATCGACCCGCTGCATCGTCTGCCGCGTCGAGCTGTTCCCGGCATACCAGGCATCGACGCGATCCTGGAGCGCGCCGGCGCCGTCGCGCAAGGAGAGGATCTCTCCGGCGTTCTCCAGAGCCCCCGTATAAATCTGATCAGCCGCGATGCCCGGCACGGTGTTGTCGTCCGTGCGCTCCAGGAGAAAGTAGCCGCCCACCGGGATAGTGCCCGACAGGGCGATGGTGGGAGTTCCGTCGGCTGAGGCCAGCGTCCACCCGTTCAGGTTGACGGGGCCCGCGGTATTGTTGAAAAGCTCGATCCATTCGTCGTTGGCGCTGGCCAGCGTCCCCATCCAGGCGATCTCGTTGGCGACGACCTGACGGACCGCCGTTTCCTGCGCGGCCGCCTCGCCCAGGCCGCATGCCAGGACGCTCAAGAGAAAGAGGGCGAATGCGGCGAGACGCCGAAGAGTAATGAATCCGAGAGGTGGATTCTCCATGGGTCCACCGGCAGGACGGGCGCGGCTTGGAAGACTTCTGAGTCGGAAACTTGGGTTGATTGGGGAGGTCTGTCAAGGAGAAATCGGGAAGGGAGGGCAATTGCCCGACGATGTCCGGTCGTCGTCGGAACACGACGATAGTTCCGGGCCCGGCTTCAGGAACGAGCGAGCCCGGCGCCCTCTTGGGCGGAGGCGTGATGGTCTCCGCTACGGGGTTCGAGGACGCAAAGACCGCTGCCGCCGGGCGCGCATCGGCGCCGCCACGGA is a window of Candidatus Polarisedimenticolia bacterium DNA encoding:
- a CDS encoding M1 family aminopeptidase, whose translation is MPRSARFLFPSPGAVCFLLLAGLWLLTVDGPWAAEGPAAAETARLEEVFNGFYRVGLDLDHPLHVENLAFQKDAMDLTLKSGTLYFAQPFEGVITGAYFSGQGTVKVTLPNATEKKSLKRWTGKDTFDEPITEAVLRFDDGSEKVLSDAKAGGTPVKDAQGSWEAHSKVDYNSGDFQLDFMESRLGNVKNHDFLYLEARTADNRKIYFGHMPGNRVENALLGEKSGGAAGKRLYEPWSSFHKRSDYDGKGNYNLMPEADDKHAAALRNVDMTVEIPNTKSVLIDALVTVESLTEGLKLLRFDLVNNLDASSWDEKGRPVTVTRVADASGADLPYVHKWHQLLVLLPKPLSRGEKTQIRVGITEDTIIQLTLRSYWIYTTYSWFPQMGDHGGRYTFDWKVKIAKPLKAAGSGELVREWEEGKMNCGEWRSTVPVMFPSFIFGEFVTTDGVYQREAPGSGEVALRLYAVRGGSGGPALKPENILYNVQQGIKAYESLFGPFPSPDLDITEMAQGLGFSQSPPGVLFLSGVMSGTGGGGRADQVLFHELAHQYWGTQVGWVASEDDWISESWAEYSAGLITEGIDPKKFAAMRKDWKKFAAESEHEATIATAYRSEWRLGLLYSKGPYVVHMLRSWMGWEKFAKLVGNIQSKYKGRNINTDTLAREASSLMGYDMFPFFDQWIRGTGIPKVHYSWTAAPDADGKVLVTIKTRQEDKENFKVLLVPIAFDFGKEKPVVVSKPIVSAESEIKIKVPMTPKDVRLDEEASQLADFIHDK
- a CDS encoding peroxiredoxin yields the protein MALRINGEAPNFTAETTQGRITFHDWVGDGWAILFSHPKDFTPVCTTELGYMAGLKPEFEKRSCKVIGLSVDPVGDHQRWSKDIEETQGHAVNFPMIGDPELKVAKAYDMLPEEAGDSSQGRTAADNATVRSVFVVGPDKKIKAMLTYPMSTGRNFDEVLRLLDSCQLTAKHKVATPVNWKQGEDVIIVPAVSDDEAKGKFPGGWKSPKPYMRIVPQPK
- a CDS encoding VOC family protein — translated: MATNVKPVPEGYHTVTPYLVQKDAKRALEFYRKAFGAETKMAMPGPDGRVMHAEVKIGDSMIFLSDEFPEMSPDTKSPQSAGCVTASIFLYVPDVDALFKRAVDAGATVNMPVTDMFWGDRYGKVVDPFGHHWLMATHKEDLTPEEMQKRQAEWEKKQQK
- a CDS encoding LysM peptidoglycan-binding domain-containing M23 family metallopeptidase, with translation MIWGRMISPPAASERSRAKAARSSRRAKPEAGIIHRLKKGQTLSTLSRAYGIPVATLVSVNRITDPNSIPAGWPIFVPGARRVLAIQGDDAPPFAWPLEGRIMTQFNAPGGRHHDGIDIDGELGQQIRAAAAGRVLEAGKEGRYGSAVLIDHGDGLATFYAHASRLLVQTGDRVEQGEAIALVGRSGNARGTHLHFEVRRDGCAVNPLALLPDPALVASGRR
- a CDS encoding lamin tail domain-containing protein; this encodes MENPPLGFITLRRLAAFALFLLSVLACGLGEAAAQETAVRQVVANEIAWMGTLASANDEWIELFNNTAGPVNLNGWTLASADGTPTIALSGTIPVGGYFLLERTDDNTVPGIAADQIYTGALENAGEILSLRDGAGALQDRVDAWYAGNSSTRQTMQRVDPTQPGDQAANWTNGPVEGTPTNSGASGGGCDAPTRTVSCQPGPPFQFRAGGPVVINEVMINPAAVGDASGEYVELYNSGAAAVDLQGWTLRDDDFDAYVIPLGAPVPIQPGAFLVIAAQGDPALNGGFTADLVWSNFNLSNSGDEVVLIDPANVEQDRLVYAGSPFTDSFGASLERVSPRLPTSDALTWATAHAGFGLGDFGTPGSVNPLQSRRYVLTGTLVTMDETLPPAAQVFPGAVYVQGNRALAVVPAGQPLPPDAAGASVIETGGMIFPGLMNIHDHLTFNTIPAWHVPSLMQDVSDWTSLDAYRPNVRYPHDLLTDPNYYDLLPEVGKYAEVKALAAGTTTEQGSFPLSAGFTRHLVRNVDVANFGTDRIRQRSLSVLDSTFQSQEAPALVADMEAGAVDAWLVHLGEGSAEDAVLEFPVLKNVCLLRSETVIIHGSALTPAQLDEVAAAGAKLIIAPTSNYLYYGVTADAPGAVQRGIPVSLSTDWSPAGDKDLLASLKSLALINGTVWAGALTDRQMIEMVTTSPARALNWCDKVGSLRAGMVADLAVFAGNPAQPYRAPIDATEEDVLLTVADGDPLYGRPDWLGLLKPGDYETVSSVACGFQAAVDVTDPSVPGGTQSFSDLRNLLAAASVFDFQHMKANFKDPSVAGMSDAEFQSYLNTRFPLGILPRPLDPFWVLDDPDYFDGLRSQPNVSALDPAATLDIAPHWDVDGDQVLNACDNCPDLPNADQGPVVFGESIHAADVTTLAWTGSADVAFVRGDLNQLSSYSVDLSGFLPSATSLADEDLPASGSGFYYLVRPGGSCSVGSWQTVAGSEPLRDANLP